The Scyliorhinus torazame isolate Kashiwa2021f chromosome 7, sScyTor2.1, whole genome shotgun sequence genome has a window encoding:
- the tmem125a gene encoding transmembrane protein 125, with amino-acid sequence MPELSEIMSGRFPANPSRIQQSILEDQVELWWFQDLKRSILCYSVAVVLILGTGLGGIFLLSTATSKSSEWKLGVGTVLCLLALGILLKQLLSSAIQDMNCMRNRIQIDKLRSGGLIDYLIILVAGLIILVCGYAMIILANTAPHSSGRPWSDMLIAGVATTLAGSIILLSLLIYSLIFKFCPHITASSPNGRVPSVYVISTDNTEARPGELSSSTANLI; translated from the coding sequence ATGCCCGAGCTTTCAGAGATCATGTCTGGCCGTTTCCCAGCAAATCCATCCCGGATCCAGCAGAGCATCCTGGAGGATCAGGTGGAATTGTGGTGGTTTCAAGATCTGAAAAGATCCATCCTGTGTTATTCTGTGGCTGTGGTCCTGATCCTAGGAACTGGACTGGGGGGAATTTTTCTATTGTCTACAGCCACTAGTAAATCGAGTGAATGGAAGCTGGGAGTAGGGACTGTCCTGTGTCTCTTAGCTCTGGGCATCCTCTTAAAACAACTGCTGAGCTCTGCTATCCAGGATATGAACTGCATGAGGAACCGGATCCAGATTGACAAATTAAGGAGTGGAGGGTTAATTGATTACCTGATTATTTTAGTCGCCGGATTGATAATACTGGTCTGTGGTTATGCAATGATAATCCTGGCAAATACAGCCCCTCATTCTTCAGGTAGACCCTGGAGCGACATGCTAATTGCAGGCGTTGCGACTACATTAGCTGGTTCCATTATTCTCCTCTCACTCCTGATCTATAGTTTAATCTTCAAATTCTGTCCCCATATCACAGCCAGTTCCCCGAACGGCAGGGTTCCAAGTGTTTATGTCATATCAACAGACAATACAGAGGCGAGGCCAGGGGAACTCTCCTCCAGTACAGCCAACCTGATATAA